The Juglans regia cultivar Chandler chromosome 1, Walnut 2.0, whole genome shotgun sequence nucleotide sequence aatattaatatatagttatgctaatcgctataactaatactaatactaatatagactatagttataacttatagtattataacttatactaatatattatatagttatactaaatcactataactaatactaatatagttatactaatcactataatagtgatatagtattaatatcactattagtataatactataatatatagtattaataataactaatactaatataattattagtataactaatatttatatatattaatatatatatcaagtataagagattagagatttaatatatatatatatatcaagtatattagtttattattaatatttcggtgctttttttttaatattcatatataataatatatatcatatatttttttttataaattttcatatatatataatatataaaatagatttatattagttagtatactactatacaatacggcgtcgtttctattgcaataggactttctttttaatttttgaatgcatgttattatgttacttgttttatttagttgtattttttgttataatcaaaagtttaattaatttagattgtaatgttgagaaaattgaaatttaaaagctcacaattttttttttaaaaaaaaaaagtgggtcaaatatgaagttaaaaaagataaaaaaagataataaaaaaatccgactccgctccgacaagttggagtcggagtcggagcggattttatatgtttcggagtcggagtcggagtcggaggttgggccctccgactccgaaagtgtcggtgctcagccctaacaacatgtataaacatattgctaaactttataaatataagaagcactcacaaaaaaaccaataatctaattgtcaataatattatataacatcctaatatataacttaaacatttataatataatatattatattgacaaacgttcgaacgtaataataagtacgttcgaacgttctatgtatataaggccaaaaccgaacgtcgaaacgcatttccctgcccgtatccatcgtcttctccgttatttgccgccacgccgccgtcaccgccgccgtcaactccgccacaaccgtcactaaaaggtaggcattcatcttttatgcaaataacatgtattttattgagatttagattgacatttggattgagtttggtttaaaaccggataaatattaccggattttcaacttcattttccggccaccacgaccagtcattggccgaatagtcaccgtagaaatgtttcttgaagtgtatacttcatttacatggtgacatttcggcatttagacccttgtagagaaattttcgagatttcaataatggctgagtcgactcagccattctgcgtcgaaacgttcgaacgtttcaccaagacattcgaacgtacgacgtttaaattaccgagccgttacggcttccacgttcgaacgttaatcgtcttacattcggacgtgaatattattaaacgacatacgttcgaacgtgaatatttactttcgcacgtaaatcacatacggtcggacgtttaattataacatccgaacgtagtgattttctacattattcatgcttcgacgttcggacgttcatatttacgttcacacgtaaaacaaatacgttcgaacttaaattcgaacgtatttgtttactgcttatgttcgaacgtacatctgtacattcgaacgtatttgttttacgtttgaacgtaaatttatttacattattttacgtgcgaacgtataaattaacgtccgaacgtttttatctttaacgttcgaacgttaaagataaaacgttcgaacgttaattcagagcatcttaaaattaatacaaaaaaatgcattattgtaaataatttttttttccttttctattttcaggatatggctcttccactgcatacacgaaaacgagggagggaaggagccacgtcggacactgcccgtatcggagctcgtactgttatggtagagagagaggtcttaattaatgagttcgacgaactctgttggcagcagacgaacctaagagatgttttcctcagtagaggctggggaaatatctgcacattgagggggaaggtatacccctcaatggttcaagaattctatatggggatgtgtgacatgcctccggatgcatcctctcacaccgtgactgtacgcggtgtttccattgaggtatcggcagatgtcatcggcgagcacctcgggattcatcgaggtgctcagacatttacacactcaacaccccgtgaggatgtaggcacttctgcatcatctactggccggggatgtgagccagcatcagccgatgatgcaggccagtcagaggctgaggatactggcgtcgaggctcgggatgatgaccgagacgaggatttctacatcctcaccgggagggatcgcatgcagatcgagcggaagaacgccttcaaccagaaccatctgctgcatttcttccgcatgttgcaccttattgttgcaacaaatgtcgatcctgtggctcataaaaccacatttagtcggcttcgggcacaattttttatacgagtggcacgtggagatcctatagatttgccactgcacatttttgagaggatccgttacgaggcgagcatcgtctccacggataatctctcatatggtgtcctcatcagccgactattacttgcacggggagtgccgacccagccagaggagcgggtcaaagatcagatgagccccctcgacatgaccacgcatcggcgtagcattggacaggcgaggggacgtcagccaccccctgtagaggatctagttcctccgacgcagcctgagccaggtcatgtcgggagtagtagtcagcatacgccgagtacatctgcaggagatgtgcggcctgcttgggttgatgcggtcatctcacagctgactgcgcatattgatcataagatcgatcgatcgctcgaggctatatcggcgtctgttgccgaactcacccatcgtgtaactatcctcaacgacaaggttgataccttgactgaggaagtacggagttcgacttttgcggataacgttatcatctgactgttgtttactacgttctatcaatttttgtattttatttttaatatttgtaacgaaaaatattatggaatatttttatcgttttttcatttcaatttttaatcttctttgatgttataattttcaactttaatactaaatcactgcatttcaaatatatataaatcaataatatatatttatatattacaaagtgtgtatatataaatatatacaattcaattttttagacttgttcacaaattatgcacaataaaaatcacataatttttaaattaaagtcatttaatttaaatttacaatgaacgttcgaatgttattacttaacgttcgaacattggtgcaaacattttacgttcgaacgtaaaattaataacattcgaacggttgcgccaaaacattttacgttccaacgtaaacagacataacgttcgaacgtatatgtgacgttcgaacgcatatttcccatacgttcgaatgtaaaaaaatctcattctatctttagtgacggtttccaaaaactgtcacagaaaataccttttagtgacggtctagggactgtcacaatttcccaactgtcactaaaaagcaattgtgttgtagtgactaCTATGTCACccaggtattttttttttcatatttttaaaaaataaaaaaaaatatgccattacaattaaaattatttttttaattattaaataaaaaataaaataaaatttaaccaACGGTTAACTAGAATGGTCAAACGCGGAGAGCATAGaagcttttccttttaaatagtaataccatttttaaattaaagtcccAGATTAATAAATCGTCTTGGTCATAGTATAAGCCTAGTCAATTGGTTCTTTCTCAATAATATGTACATTCTTAACAAGCTGGACGTCGATGCTGACGCATTGCTTGACGTTAATTGCACACACccaaatctatatttattatatataaagtgtgtgtacttgttttgttttgttttaattataattaattagtcatTATGGGTGGCTTAAGCTACAAAAGAAACCTAAAAGAggatttcttaattaattatttatgtagTTTTTTATTTGCAGGACCTTTTttcagaaaagaaataaaaaggggCACGTGGAATATAAGACACACATGCGTCAAACCAGGTGGTTCCACAGTCTCTCTCCCCGCGTTATAAGCTGCTTCAATACATCTTCCCTGAGGTTCCCTCACCCGGCCACGTGTACACTCGTTTGCGCTTTGCGGCTTCCTAGACCGAAAACGCGCCTCCCAGTGTTTAGTCGTTGACCCTCTTCTCATGAGTCCCAACAACACTCATTCATATAAATCTCCAGCCGCAAATGCCATGCTCAGACAGTAAAGCACAAAACATCCTCAGCAGATCGAAGAGAATAAACAAAGATTCAAAGGTTATCTTGTAGTGTAGTTTGTTAAAACTGAACACTTAAGTAACCTCCTTAAAGAACAAAcagatttcttctttcttgtttgTTGTTTGGTCTTTTGGGGTTAGATTGTTGGCAGATGGTGAAGCAGACCACTGAGAAACCAGCGGAGCGAAGCGATTCCAAATACAAAGGTGTTCGGAAGCGGAAGTGGGGAAAGTGGGTGTCCGAAATCCGGCTACCAAACAGCCGGGAAAGAATTTGGTTGGGATCCTACGACTCTGCCGAGAAGGCAGCGCGTGCTTTCGACGCTGCACTTTTTTGCCTGCGTGGCCGCACAGCGAAGTTCAATTTTCCTGAGAACCCTCCGGAAATCGCCGGTGGGCGTTCTCTCACTCCAACGGAGATCCAGGCTGCCGCGTCTAGGTTCGCGAACTCGATGGAGCCTCCGAAAACCAGCCACTCGGATCCGACGGGTACCGACTTGTTAAATGAGTCGCCGTCGCCCTCAGTGTCGGAGGGGACTGTGCAAATGGGTAGCGACGCCGCCTTGGACGGGTCGTTCTTGGACTTGGACTTGTTTAGGACAATCGGGTCAGGCAATTACGCATCGGATTACGGAATATTTCCGGGTTTTGATGATTTCACGAATGAATTGTATGCACAGCCGTTGCCTAGCTTTGATTATGGAGAGGAAAATTTTGATGGCATTGTACCTGAGTCATCGTCGTCGTCATTCCTATGGAATTTCTAGGGAGACGACCCGACAGGATAAGATGGGTCAGAGGTCCGGACAGTTTTAGTTTTCGGAGCTAAtgaccaaatttttttaacacgGAAGGGCCAAATTTTTCATCCGGAGCTGCTGACCGTGTTCTTGAATCCGAATATAGATGGACCAAATTTTTGTAGGGACATCTttgcaattaataaaattaaaactaaaatttagttttaagTTGTAAAGAAGTAAGAGATGACGTGGATGATGATGTAATTTGGATCACTCATCTTGTATGGTTGCAATGAATGGATATTTCCCACACATTTGAATAATATGCAGAATTATTAAAGTAAATTGATCTTTCAAGCACGTTTTTGCTTTTCTATGGGTACCACCTGTAGCGCACACCAAGACTGGACCTTTTGTTTGCACGTTTATGGTGTCTCTGCCCATGTCCTCTTCTTTAATTAAAGCTACCCCATCACAGGCCAATATGGCACAGAAATCTTGGTATTCAATAgatttttcttactaaatattAGGTACGAGAAATTATtcgtataaattttaaataaataatttttatgtaaattcttataaaaaaatagattttactttaaaaaaatattaaaaaaaattattatttattaataaaatctactattttataaaaaaattatataaaatttatctatttaaaacttatatataatattactcgtCAAATAATTCTCCCAATTTATCCTTTCttacaactttattttttatttggattggaTTTCATCAATCATTTAGCtagttgtttttttcttcaccatcatcatcttctatCAAAATTTTACatcaataataaattttataatttaaaatgtcaTATCAATACCAATCATATTaatcatttcaaatataatgCTTGGATTGCATGGACGGTAATTGAAAGAGTAAGGACACattttataatacaaaattatattaattcttatttttaaaaatatattttattttaaaatattattacgaagtataatatatttatcattatagaTTAATCTGTCTACCTATGAAAACTACTGTCTCCAAATACTATTTAGTAGGGGTGGGCGGTAGGGCCCGtacctattatatatagatatatataatttattaaaaatttaaatttgtatttaagtCATTAGATTGCCTTGACCTACTAGGCCAACTTTTATATAGGGAGCCAAGGTAAtacaatattcatatttaagcaATGTAACACATATTACTAAgtctcatattatttaaaaatgactATTATATTACTTTGACCTCTTATATAAATGTTGGTTTAGGATGTCAAGACAattcaaaatctaactctaatgagtaagttctttttatatttataaatttaaattatattataatttgagtctaaaaaaatatttttagaccaatttttttttttttaaactcaatgtATTGGCCTAAGTGGAAAGTAGGGCAGATGAGGTTTTTTCTTCCTACCCCTGGCATCGAGGCGGAGGAAAAAACTCCACCCCGGCCCGCATGATACAGAGCAGAGTGCGGAGAAGGGTACCCCATGCCGCACCATGCAGATATCAACCCTACTATCTAGCTATGAAAAATAGTATGCAGATATCAACCCTACTATCTAGCTATGAAAAATAGTACTGTACTTAGTGTGAGGCATTGGGTGACCCAGGCATCGGCCTGGGTTGTGCAACCTACACCATGCATGGGACGGTGTTTCGGGCTGCCAAGCCTGGCACCTAAGGAGCGCTTAGGTTGCACTTAGCTCCCCAAGTACTGTTATGTGGGTCATTTAAGCATTAATATGTTTGtcttttctttaaataattttctttctttattattttaaatgactTACGTGTTACACTTAATTTTTGGTGTTGACTTGGCAACTGAAATGATTATTAAACAATACTAACGAAATGACTAATTTGATCACAATTAAGGATTgatttgattaaataaaataaaattatctcatctcattttatttcatataatcattataatttttttaaactctcacaaaaaaaaaaaaaaattaattttttcaaattctaaaataaaaattatattataacaatattttattcaattttcaacaaaatatcttatcttgtctcatctgaactgcataaccaaacgagacctaaaagtataaaaaataaataaaaaatagagtttaatTAGGGACTAATCTACCAACACAGAAACTATTTGTGTATTTAACCCAAATTTATAACAGGAATACTCTTTCATATATACTAATTGATAAGGTAAATTCTCAACATTCGTGGTAagtttaatatatgtttcaatgCGTAAATTTGTAGATAgttttttcaactcaaaatcaagttattatatatatatatatataagaatatctACTAAGTTTTTGTACTCATGATCATTGTCTGTGCACAGACAATGAGTACAAAGAAAATCAAACAGATGAAAGAAACAAATCAAGGAAAATCATATATACATGAGCAAGGACCAAAAGGAAACCATCCTCGAAGACAGTACGCGTAGTACCCATGGGTCAATCCAATATTGAGAGCTAGGATATATTGTAATTACAAAGGACAAACTAGCTAGTACGAGATCAAGGAACCAGCTTGGgcatgacatgcatgcaacAATATTAATAGGTCATGTATTGACAAAATTATTTAGCAATATTAATTCCACGTACTCCGATCGAGATGAAATTTAgtagtgtttaaaaaaattatgaaaaatatagatctatgtgttggtattttttttaataatatttctttatttgattataatttttattatattattgtgaattTCACTAACTATTGTTTGTCAAAATTATTAAACGTGTAAAAGCTGTAACAAAGgagttatttatataagaagATCACTTCATTTTGGATACAGCGTTTGACCGATCGAGTTCAACATGCAGGGAGTACCACTGCAGCAAACAAACTCGATCAGTAGTAGTTGACGTTCTAGAAGAGTAGAATTGTaggaagagaaatgctttgggtcccgaattcgggacccaaaacaTGTCCCGAATGggacttctttcttttcttttttttttttttttagaatgattaaaaaaatatttttaataatattatgaattttttaatttttttaaaaatatttatgatgattaaaaaattatatgaaataaaaaataaaaaaaaaattttacctaTTCGGGACACTTTCGGGCTAGTAGCAGTGCTCTTGTAGGAATGATGAGTCAACTATTATTCTCTAAGAATGCAGTAAAAGGACAGCAACGTCGTCCAGCTCGATCACGCGTACTACTAGCTACAGTACCCATGCCAGGACTCTCCATGACAACCACGTGTGTTGACTCTACCTGGAATACTATTCTCAATCCAACCAAACATCCCCATCATCATGGGTTTTCCTGAAATTTTCCCGCCACGTGGCATACAGTACCCGAGTTCTTCTGACCTCATGCTTCCCGATCGATGTGTCCTCTACTTTGTTCTGATCTACACGAGACCTAATGGTGCATAAACGATTTGAAACAAAGAAAACCAGATTGACGTACAGAAGATCGATGGTGTTCAGGAGTCAGATCAGTGGGAGAAGAAATTAGCTAGAGAAGACACTACTGCGATAATAGGAACGGCCGTTACGAGGGCTTGAGGATGAGAAAGTAGGGCAAGTGCCGCAGAAAACCTCCCGGAACTTCCATCCGCCGGCCAGTGATCTTTTGGCGTCGCAGATTCAGGAGGATGTATTTTCTACACGCTCGCAGATCAGTTCTGCAGGCTGCTGGGAGGAGAATGAGGTAGGGCTCTAGTCAGTCAGGTCTGCGGATGAGGTTAGTATGGATAATGGATGCCGTACTTGGCTTTAACGAAGGATTACTCTACGATCTTATAAGCCAAGCACgattcttgttttgttttggtttggtttggaggGGTTCTTGTCTGAAGACTGAAGATTAGTGATACTTGCCGGCCGCGGGAGAGCATGAGCGGGAAGGAAGT carries:
- the LOC109020467 gene encoding ethylene-responsive transcription factor ERF017-like; translated protein: MVKQTTEKPAERSDSKYKGVRKRKWGKWVSEIRLPNSRERIWLGSYDSAEKAARAFDAALFCLRGRTAKFNFPENPPEIAGGRSLTPTEIQAAASRFANSMEPPKTSHSDPTGTDLLNESPSPSVSEGTVQMGSDAALDGSFLDLDLFRTIGSGNYASDYGIFPGFDDFTNELYAQPLPSFDYGEENFDGIVPESSSSSFLWNF